A stretch of the Corylus avellana chromosome ca6, CavTom2PMs-1.0 genome encodes the following:
- the LOC132185775 gene encoding probable acyl-activating enzyme 17, peroxisomal — translation MAFKALDCITRSDIEALGISPELAEGLHERLTEIIRIYGPATPDKWRNISKRVLSPDLPFSFHQMMYYGCYRDYGPDPPAWIPDPENAISTNVGQLLERRGKEFLGPKYKDPISSFSDFQEFSISNPEVYWKTVLDELGVSFSVPPQCILRESTFEESHSSYPGGQWLPGAFVNPAKNCLSLNCKRSLDDVVVIWRDEGNDDLPVQRMTLWEFRAEVWLVAHAIKTLGLDKGSAVAIDMPMNVNSVVIYLAIVLAGYVVVSIADSFAPIEISTRLKISEAKAIFTQDLISRGDKSLPLYSRIVEAQSPMAIVIPTRGSSFSMNLRDSDISWHDFLERVKDFKEHEFAAVEQSVDAFTNILFSSGTTGEPKAIPWTNATPFKAAADAWCHMDIHKGDIVAWPTNLGWMMGPWLVYASLLNGASVALYNGSPLGSGFARFVQDAKVTMLGVIPSIVRAWKSRNFTAGYDWSAIRCFGSTGEASNVDEYLWLMGRAHYKPIIEYCGGTEIGGGFITGSLLQSQSLAAFSTPAMGCQLFILDNAGYPIPQNVPGIGELALYPLMFGASSTLLNADHFDVYFKGMPFWEGRVLRRHGDVFERTSRGYYHAHGRADDTMNLGGIKVSSVEIERICNGVDNSVLETAAIGVPPPEGGPEQLVVAVVFKDSDNMKADLNQLKISFNSAVQKKLNPLFRVSRVVPLASLPRTATNKVMRRVLRQKLAQLDQNPRL, via the exons atggCTTTCAAGGCCCTAGACTGCATCACGAGGTCGGACATCGAAGCGCTGGGGATTTCACCGGAGCTCGCAGAGGGACTCCATGAAAGGCTCACAGAGATCATCCGAATTTACGGACCTGCCACTCCTGACAAGTGGCGGAATATCTCCAAGCGCGTGCTCAGCCCGGACCTACCCTTCTCCTTTCACCAGATGATGTACTACGGTTGCTACAGGGACTACGGCCCCGACCCGCCCGCTTGGATACCCGACCC GGAAAATGCAATCTCAACAAATGTTGGCCAGCTATTAGAGAGGAGGggaaaagagtttttgggtCCAAAATACAAAGATCCAATATCAAGCTTCTCTGACTTCCAGGAATTTTCAATCTCAAACCCTGAG GTTTATTGGAAAACTGTATTGGATGAATTGGGCGTATCTTTTTCTGTGCCTCCCCAATGTATCTTACGTGAGAGTACATTTGAGGAAAGCCATTCGTCATACCCAGGTGGTCAGTGGCTTCCTGGAGCATTTGTGAATCCGGCTAAGAATTGCTTGAGTTTAAATTGCAAGAGAAGTTTGGACGATGTAGTGGTAATATGGCGTGATGAAGGGAACGATGATCTTCCTGTACAAAGGATGACACTCTGGGAATTTCGTGCAGAGGTTTG GTTAGTTGCCCATGCAATCAAAACACTGGGCTTGGACAAAGGGTCTGCAGTTGCAATTGATATGCCGATGAATGTCAATTCTGTGGTTATCTACCTGGCTATTGTTCTAGCAGGCTACGTAGTTGTGTCCATAGCTGATAGTTTTGCTCCAATTGAAATATCAACAAGACTGAAAATATCAGAAGCAAAAGCCATATTTACTCAG GATTTGATTAGTCGTGGTGACAAAAGTCTACCATTGTACag TAGAATTGTGGAGGCTCAGTCACCTATGGCAATTGTTATCCCCACAAGAGGTTCTAGCTTTAGCATGAACTTGCGGGATAGTGACATTTCTTGGCATGATTTTCTAGAAAGAGTAAAAGATTTCAA GGAACATGAATTTGCTGCGGTAGAACAATCAGTAGATGCATTTACAAACATCCTTTTCTCATCTGGAACTACAG GTGAGCCCAAGGCAATTCCATGGACCAATGCAACTCCTTTCAAAGCGGCTGCAGATGCATGGTGCCATATGGATATCCATAAAGGTGATATTGTCGCTTGGCCCACTAATCTTGGGTGGATGATGGGTCCTTGGCTAGTATATGCTTCATTGTTAAATGGGGCTTCAGTTGCTTTGTATAATGGATCTCCCCTTGGTTCTGGATTTGCCAGGTTTGTTCAG GATGCTAAAGTTACTATGCTTGGTGTGATCCCAAGTATTGTCCGTGCATGGAAAAGTAGAAATTTTACAGCTGGGTATGATTGGTCCGCCATCCG TTGCTTTGGATCCACTGGTGAGGCATCAAATGTTGATGAATACCTATGGCTGATGGGGAGAGCTCACTACAAGCCTATCATCGAATATTGTGGTGGCACAGAGATTGGCGGTGGTTTTATTACTGGCTCATTGTTGCAGTCTCAATCATTGGCTGCTTTTAGCACACCAGCCATGGGTTGCCAATTGTTTATTCTTGATAACGCTGGTTACCCCATT CCACAGAATGTACCAGGTATTGGTGAATTGGCACTTTATCCCCTCATGTTTGGGGCTTCTAGTACACTACTGAATGCTGACCACTTTGATGTCTACTTTAAGGGAATGCCCTTTTGGGAAGGAAGG GTTCTGCGGAGGCATGGGGATGTCTTTGAGCGTACTTCTAGAGGATATTATCACGCACATGGTCGTGCAGATGATACAATGAATCTTGGAGGTATCAAG GTGAGTTCTGTTGAAATTGAACGCATCTGTAATGGAGTCGACAACAGTGTCCTTGAGACAGCTGCTATTGGGGTGCCACCTCCTGAAGGAGGACCTGAGCAGTTGGTAGTTGCTGTTGTATTCAAGGATTCAGATAACATGAAGGCCGACTTAAATCAATTGAAGATATCTTTCAATTCAGCTGTGCAGAAAAAACTTAATCCTTTATTCCGG GTTTCTCGGGTTGTCCCTCTCGCGTCTCTTCCACGGACAGCAACAAATAAAGTCATGAGAAGGGTATTGCGGCAGAAGTTAGCCCAACTTGACCAAAATCCTAGGTTATGA